From Bacillus rossius redtenbacheri isolate Brsri chromosome 16, Brsri_v3, whole genome shotgun sequence, a single genomic window includes:
- the LOC134540417 gene encoding uncharacterized protein LOC134540417 has product MASASLTARFAGLEVDAVPDAPRDVVPQEEKKEAGCAPSVVSLHGAEGTTVTEAPASEEAPERAKVRRSSSRQGQNFDMGRQLPPLQLPFPVRPVGSGGGNVVLVNQSNGVQVGDTVVYNSTNVTSPSGKKFTGWGSKPKKIDAEEKCLEDLRAVSDRVTTDDISAISAHVGVNWKVLGRRLRYTDGQLDQFYLNFEKLQMKEVVYQMLLDWKRTRTSKATVKSLAKHLYKSSEVDAMMELHKTRFDEP; this is encoded by the exons ATGGCGTCGGCATCCCTGACTGCGAGGTTCGCCGGCCTGGAGGTGGACGCGGTCCCGGATGCGCCCCGGGACGTGGTCCCCCAGGAGGAGAAGAAGGAGGCGGGGTGCGCCCCCTCCGTCGTGTCCCTGCACGGCGCCGAGGGCACGACCGTCACCGAGGCGCCGGCGAGTGAAGAGGCGCCGGAGAGAGCCAAGGTCAGGCGCTCGTCCAGCAGGCAGGGGCAGAACTTCGACATGGGCAGGCAGTTGCCGCCCCTGCAGCTCCCGTTCCCGGTGCGTCCCGTTGGCTCGG GAGGGGGGAACGTTGTGCTTGTGAACCAGTCAAACGGGGTCCAAGTGGGAGACACGGTCGTGTACAACTCGACCAACGTTACATCGCCCTCCGGCAAGAAGTTCACTGGCTGGGGCTCCAAACCCAAAAAAATTGACGCAGAGGAAAAGTGCCTTGAAG ATCTGCGCGCGGTGAGCGACCGTGTCACCACGGACGACATCAGTGCCATCAGCGCCCACGTCGGGGTCAACTGGAAGGTGCTGGGGCGCCGGCTCAGGTACACGGACGGCCAGCTGGACCAGTTCTACCTCAACTTCGAGAAGCTGCAGATGAAGGAG GTGGTGTACCAGATGCTGCTCGACTGGAAGCGCACGAGGACCAGCAAGGCGACCGTCAAGTCTCTCGCCAAGCACCTGTACAAGTCCAGCGAAGTGGACGCCATGATGGAGCTGCACAAGACAAGATTCGACGAGCCCTGA